A window from Hymenobacter volaticus encodes these proteins:
- a CDS encoding SDR family NAD(P)-dependent oxidoreductase has product MEFANQNILLVGASSGIGLATAQLLHKLNANLYTASRHLSPELAELGTTFLELDVTQPIGNALDGLPDELHGVVYCPGSIKLRPFERIPVDDFRADFELNVLGAVQVLQATMKRLKKAGGASVVLFSTVAADTGMSFHASIATAKAAIEGLTRALAAEYAASNVRVNAIAPSLTDTPLAAALLNTPEKAEAGAKRHPLQRIGQPQDLAYMASFLLSDHSSFITGQVLPVDGGMGRLK; this is encoded by the coding sequence ATGGAATTCGCAAACCAAAACATTCTGCTCGTTGGGGCTTCGTCGGGTATCGGGCTAGCCACGGCCCAGTTGCTGCATAAACTCAATGCCAACCTGTACACCGCTTCGCGCCACCTTTCCCCGGAGCTAGCTGAACTAGGCACCACCTTTCTGGAGCTAGACGTGACGCAACCCATCGGCAACGCCCTCGACGGTTTGCCCGACGAGCTGCATGGGGTGGTGTACTGCCCAGGCAGCATCAAACTGCGACCTTTCGAGCGAATTCCGGTGGATGACTTTCGGGCCGACTTCGAACTGAATGTGCTTGGTGCCGTGCAAGTGCTGCAAGCCACTATGAAGCGGCTCAAGAAGGCCGGTGGCGCTTCGGTGGTGCTGTTCAGCACCGTTGCCGCCGATACGGGTATGAGTTTCCACGCCAGCATTGCTACGGCCAAAGCTGCTATAGAAGGCTTAACCCGGGCGCTGGCTGCCGAGTATGCTGCCAGCAACGTTCGGGTGAATGCCATAGCGCCGTCCCTGACGGATACGCCCCTTGCCGCCGCCTTGCTCAATACGCCCGAAAAGGCGGAGGCAGGCGCCAAACGTCACCCTTTGCAGCGCATAGGTCAGCCCCAAGACTTGGCCTACATGGCCTCTTTTCTGCTCTCCGATCATAGCTCCTTTATCACCGGCCAAGTGCTGCCCGTAGATGGCGGTATGGGCCGATTGAAGTAA
- a CDS encoding DoxX family protein, which translates to MGWLAAWGEFAGGLLIAAGLLTRWSGVQLAFQFLIIAFLWYGEPEPFVGMYYQQLLFWAFVLVAVVGGGRYSLDYWLMQKFSASPMPLRTATVKAQVAIALFVLVVGSVAQASEAPAKVAMQELRAITQEWNGSLTYLDYTTKKPVTLVTTLHGMQATPQELLLNFVYREPNGSQVKGADKVLLSVDGTCLTWDGVPLQISSKTYLPNETLQLVLEGRGLDDKKNCSIKRTMLLSAHQFSILKEVKYNSTTVFVMRNKYEFQR; encoded by the coding sequence GTGGGTTGGCTGGCTGCTTGGGGAGAATTTGCTGGTGGACTACTCATAGCAGCAGGCCTACTGACTCGTTGGAGTGGGGTGCAGCTTGCTTTTCAGTTTCTGATAATCGCCTTTTTGTGGTATGGTGAGCCCGAACCTTTTGTCGGTATGTATTACCAACAGCTGCTATTTTGGGCCTTCGTGTTGGTAGCAGTTGTTGGGGGTGGGCGCTACTCCCTAGACTATTGGCTGATGCAAAAATTCAGTGCTAGCCCAATGCCGTTGCGGACCGCTACTGTGAAAGCGCAAGTAGCTATTGCTTTGTTTGTACTGGTCGTCGGCTCGGTGGCGCAGGCTTCGGAAGCACCTGCTAAAGTAGCTATGCAAGAGCTGCGCGCTATCACTCAGGAGTGGAACGGCTCTCTAACCTATCTAGATTACACTACCAAAAAGCCTGTTACGCTTGTTACGACTCTCCATGGCATGCAAGCCACTCCGCAGGAGTTATTACTCAACTTCGTGTACCGGGAGCCGAATGGCAGCCAAGTGAAAGGCGCTGACAAGGTCTTGCTTTCCGTTGATGGCACTTGCCTTACTTGGGATGGCGTGCCGCTGCAAATCAGCAGTAAGACTTATTTGCCTAACGAAACGCTGCAGCTTGTGCTTGAAGGCCGTGGGCTAGACGACAAGAAGAATTGCTCGATTAAGCGCACTATGTTGCTGAGTGCGCACCAGTTCTCAATACTGAAAGAAGTGAAATACAATAGTACTACAGTCTTTGTGATGCGCAACAAGTACGAATTTCAGCGGTAA
- a CDS encoding dienelactone hydrolase family protein codes for MKKIWTLLTVLLGTAVMASAQSTMSCCTKPAGQNATEAFAMLATNEDFSGGHDAPLPFRYAGEGQPIEFKTPDGKTGKGFEIKSATPSDKYLFVIHEWWGLNDYIKQEAAQYAKDLPGVNILALDLYDGQVATTPEEAGKYMQAVKTDRAQAIIKGAVQYAGSKAQVASVGWCFGGGWSLQTALLAGKQDVGCVMYYGMPEKDVAKLKTLNTDVLGIFGSQDKWINPEVVTQFQKDMAAAKKKVTIKSYDADHAFANPSNPKYNKTFGDDAHALSVTYLKKNFKLKS; via the coding sequence ATGAAAAAAATCTGGACTCTACTTACTGTGCTACTAGGCACAGCGGTTATGGCTTCGGCCCAAAGCACGATGAGTTGCTGCACAAAGCCGGCTGGTCAGAACGCCACCGAGGCATTTGCCATGCTTGCTACCAACGAAGACTTCTCGGGCGGCCACGATGCACCCTTGCCTTTTCGCTACGCGGGCGAAGGACAGCCAATCGAGTTTAAAACTCCAGACGGCAAAACCGGGAAAGGATTCGAAATCAAATCCGCCACTCCCTCCGACAAGTATCTGTTCGTGATTCACGAGTGGTGGGGCCTCAACGACTACATCAAGCAAGAAGCCGCGCAATACGCTAAAGACCTGCCCGGCGTTAATATCCTAGCCCTCGATTTATACGACGGCCAAGTAGCCACCACACCTGAAGAAGCTGGCAAGTACATGCAAGCCGTAAAAACCGACCGGGCGCAAGCCATCATCAAAGGAGCCGTGCAATACGCTGGTTCTAAGGCACAAGTGGCAAGTGTGGGCTGGTGCTTTGGCGGGGGCTGGAGCTTACAAACTGCTTTGCTGGCCGGCAAGCAAGACGTGGGCTGCGTGATGTACTACGGCATGCCGGAAAAAGACGTGGCCAAACTTAAAACCTTGAATACGGACGTGCTTGGCATTTTCGGCAGCCAGGATAAGTGGATTAATCCTGAGGTGGTAACTCAGTTTCAGAAAGACATGGCTGCCGCCAAAAAGAAGGTGACCATTAAGAGCTACGACGCCGACCATGCCTTTGCTAATCCTTCTAATCCCAAATACAACAAGACGTTTGGCGACGATGCCCACGCGCTGTCGGTGACCTACCTAAAGAAGAACTTCAAGCTAAAAAGCTAA
- a CDS encoding helix-turn-helix domain-containing protein yields the protein MPASVITIDTGQLAMTFTFSAYSSLLLPFFLQGVVVSVVLLTRGRRHGTTSDGWLALLLMLHSIRLAQWMLGFGGWYDAHNALSTFMFYFPFGNWLALGPTLYFYFRSLTNQEFRFGRGELLHFAPALLYLGWRAAAFVVDVGWEHGVRGLPFPYHFGTKGQLAAMQQGISFWVEALGYVSVAWYTWQTLREYQQYRRYINDYFSDTEQIRFVWLRNLLVVMLLGVGITFLFSVVNASVMSLDYYQVWYEFLATGILIYFLSIAGLLTNDRLAAPLQFLPTPEAAEGLTHTPAMPLAGLPPEMILAVPVISSEGVAWSSTSLQATPNSTSVIETAATASVAKKPALVSETTDPELVRWATRLTNLMVTDRPYLAPELTLPELAVRLGTNTSVLSRVINTGFGQNFNDYVNEYRVQEAERRLRDPKFRHYTLLAVALESGFNSKSTFNRVFKKLRGATPSEVAAGLNL from the coding sequence TTGCCGGCTAGCGTAATCACCATCGATACCGGACAACTCGCCATGACCTTTACTTTCAGCGCCTACAGTAGCTTGCTGCTGCCCTTCTTTTTGCAAGGGGTAGTGGTGAGCGTGGTGCTGCTGACGCGCGGCCGACGGCACGGAACCACTTCGGATGGGTGGCTGGCCTTGCTGCTCATGCTGCACTCCATTCGGTTGGCGCAGTGGATGCTCGGGTTTGGCGGCTGGTACGACGCCCACAACGCGCTGTCGACGTTCATGTTCTACTTCCCGTTTGGGAATTGGCTGGCGTTGGGGCCCACGCTTTACTTTTATTTCCGTAGCCTCACTAACCAGGAGTTTCGGTTTGGACGAGGGGAGTTGCTGCATTTTGCGCCGGCGCTACTGTATTTGGGGTGGCGGGCTGCTGCTTTTGTAGTGGATGTCGGGTGGGAGCATGGGGTGCGCGGGCTGCCGTTTCCGTATCATTTCGGCACCAAAGGCCAGTTGGCAGCCATGCAGCAAGGCATAAGTTTTTGGGTGGAGGCGCTCGGCTACGTATCGGTGGCGTGGTATACCTGGCAAACCTTGCGCGAGTACCAACAGTACCGCCGCTACATCAACGACTACTTCTCCGATACCGAGCAAATCCGGTTTGTGTGGCTGCGCAATTTGCTGGTAGTCATGCTGCTCGGGGTGGGCATTACGTTTCTGTTTTCGGTGGTAAATGCGAGCGTGATGTCGCTCGACTATTACCAAGTGTGGTACGAGTTCCTCGCCACGGGCATCCTGATCTACTTTCTCAGCATTGCCGGTTTGCTCACCAACGACCGGCTGGCCGCTCCGCTACAGTTCTTACCCACTCCCGAGGCAGCGGAAGGGCTTACGCATACGCCGGCTATGCCACTGGCCGGACTTCCACCTGAAATGATACTCGCCGTACCTGTCATCTCAAGCGAAGGCGTTGCTTGGTCCTCCACTTCTTTACAGGCCACTCCCAACAGCACATCAGTCATTGAAACTGCAGCTACGGCTTCGGTGGCTAAAAAGCCTGCGCTAGTCTCGGAAACCACCGACCCGGAACTGGTCCGGTGGGCCACTCGCCTTACCAACCTCATGGTCACGGACCGGCCTTACCTAGCCCCGGAACTGACTTTGCCAGAACTAGCGGTGCGTCTGGGTACTAATACGTCAGTGTTGTCGCGGGTCATCAATACGGGCTTCGGGCAAAATTTCAACGACTACGTGAACGAGTACCGTGTGCAGGAAGCCGAGCGCCGTTTGCGCGACCCGAAGTTCCGGCACTACACGTTGCTCGCGGTGGCCCTAGAATCGGGGTTCAATTCCAAATCTACCTTCAATCGGGTGTTCAAAAAGCTGCGCGGCGCCACCCCTAGTGAGGTAGCAGCTGGTCTCAATCTATAA
- a CDS encoding M64 family metallopeptidase, which yields MKVYSVWLLLMLCAGLSVPVAAQPFPVDTLVKTGSLTKRINLVFVPDGYKEAEMPLFVSRAKQALHSMLAQSPFQEYQQYFNAFAIKVPSVESGSTHPRMAPDCGATPAFAASTYFNSTFDVGSIHRLLVPQRTAALGMVLAQSFPTYDQVFVLVNSSEYGGSGGQFATFSANNNASEIAIHEIGHSFAGLSDEYWAGSQYARETANMTQTTDPAKVRWAPWMGTNAVGIYPHVDHPEWQKPHQSCKMQFLDMPFCSVCKEAFVERIHTLVSPLQACSPTTFTISNPSQDLSFALTLLPPNPNTLKVTWTRDGKVFARDTAATTVALAQVPSGMHTVRAVVVDTTGLTRQASHVIQHSYTVDWTITRTVAGVSMTSATAVYEVETYPNPVSDVLTLNYQLPRVAPVTVTVYDAAGRKVKTIRYNRQAAGRYQYQLRSEELGISQAGIYTLLLDVDGIPITRQLVKQ from the coding sequence ATGAAAGTTTATTCAGTCTGGTTGTTATTGATGCTATGCGCGGGGCTATCAGTGCCAGTGGCCGCCCAACCTTTTCCCGTTGATACGCTGGTGAAGACTGGCAGCTTAACCAAGCGCATCAATTTGGTCTTTGTCCCCGACGGCTACAAGGAAGCTGAAATGCCCTTATTTGTTAGCCGGGCCAAGCAGGCCTTGCATAGCATGTTAGCCCAAAGTCCATTTCAGGAGTACCAGCAGTACTTCAACGCCTTTGCCATCAAAGTGCCTTCTGTTGAAAGCGGCTCGACGCACCCTCGCATGGCGCCCGACTGTGGTGCTACGCCGGCCTTCGCCGCTTCTACCTACTTCAATAGCACCTTTGATGTGGGCAGCATTCACCGGTTGCTAGTACCCCAACGAACCGCGGCTTTAGGCATGGTGCTGGCTCAGAGTTTCCCAACTTACGACCAAGTGTTTGTGCTCGTCAATTCCAGTGAATATGGTGGTTCGGGCGGTCAGTTTGCGACGTTTTCAGCAAACAACAACGCATCGGAAATAGCAATCCACGAAATCGGCCACTCCTTTGCAGGGCTATCCGACGAGTATTGGGCAGGAAGCCAGTACGCGCGGGAGACGGCCAACATGACGCAAACTACCGATCCGGCCAAGGTTCGGTGGGCTCCTTGGATGGGCACGAATGCGGTGGGTATCTATCCGCACGTAGATCACCCTGAATGGCAAAAGCCGCACCAGAGCTGTAAAATGCAGTTTTTGGACATGCCCTTTTGCTCGGTGTGCAAAGAAGCGTTTGTGGAACGCATACACACGTTGGTGTCGCCTCTACAAGCGTGTTCGCCCACCACCTTTACTATCAGCAACCCAAGCCAAGACCTGTCGTTTGCGCTTACGCTGCTACCTCCCAACCCTAACACGCTCAAAGTAACCTGGACCCGCGATGGTAAAGTGTTTGCCCGCGACACGGCGGCAACCACCGTCGCGCTGGCGCAAGTGCCATCGGGCATGCACACCGTCCGTGCCGTCGTGGTTGATACGACGGGCCTGACGCGCCAAGCCAGCCACGTCATACAGCACAGTTATACAGTTGACTGGACCATTACCCGCACAGTAGCAGGGGTGAGCATGACTTCCGCTACGGCGGTGTACGAAGTGGAAACGTACCCCAATCCGGTAAGCGACGTGCTGACGCTTAACTACCAACTGCCTCGGGTGGCGCCAGTAACCGTGACGGTGTATGATGCGGCTGGCCGCAAAGTGAAAACCATCCGTTATAACCGGCAAGCCGCCGGCCGCTACCAGTATCAGTTGCGGTCTGAGGAACTAGGAATAAGCCAGGCTGGCATCTACACGCTACTCTTAGATGTCGATGGCATTCCAATCACGCGGCAACTTGTGAAGCAGTGA
- a CDS encoding TetR/AcrR family transcriptional regulator has translation MEQQPSPQAVPETASATKVRIKQAYLDYVLDKGHQPASVYKLTKKLGLPEQEFYLHYANFDVIDRELWADFGREARATAAKEPVWEQYGAREKLLAFYYTLIEILKRNRSYALNALRRSLSKMPGLTPRVLDDFRQEFEDFVDEILREGRRTDEVASRQLIQDGYPRFFWQQQLFVLSFFAKDDSVNFERTDAAIEKAVTLSFDLVGRNTLDSATDFIRFLLHSRRRR, from the coding sequence ATGGAACAGCAACCTTCGCCTCAAGCAGTGCCCGAGACGGCCAGCGCCACGAAAGTCCGGATCAAGCAAGCCTACCTCGACTATGTATTAGACAAAGGCCACCAGCCAGCGTCGGTGTATAAGCTCACCAAGAAGCTAGGGTTACCTGAGCAGGAGTTCTATCTGCACTACGCCAACTTCGACGTTATCGACCGGGAGTTGTGGGCGGACTTTGGCCGGGAAGCTCGTGCTACCGCTGCTAAGGAGCCCGTGTGGGAGCAGTACGGCGCCCGCGAAAAGCTGCTGGCTTTCTACTATACGCTCATCGAGATTCTGAAGCGCAACCGCAGCTACGCTCTCAATGCCCTGCGCCGTTCGCTCTCGAAAATGCCGGGCCTCACTCCTCGGGTGCTCGATGACTTTCGGCAGGAATTTGAAGACTTTGTAGACGAAATTCTGCGCGAAGGACGTCGTACCGACGAGGTAGCCAGCCGCCAACTCATCCAAGACGGCTACCCCCGGTTTTTCTGGCAGCAGCAACTGTTCGTGCTTAGCTTCTTTGCCAAAGACGACAGCGTCAACTTCGAGCGCACCGACGCGGCTATCGAAAAAGCCGTGACTCTGAGCTTCGACCTGGTCGGCCGCAACACCCTGGATTCCGCCACCGACTTCATCCGTTTTCTGCTGCACAGCCGCCGCCGACGCTAG
- a CDS encoding ABC1 kinase family protein, giving the protein MSELPESNSLSSLPTTKVARAARFARTGLNVGANYVKHYAKRAVGAESTTDDLHAANAAELYGTLSEMKGSVLKVAQMLAMEKNLLPTAYADQFAQAQYQTPPLSGPLVVKAFRDAFGKSPFEVFEEFDINARQAASIGQVHFARNDGKALAVKVQYPGVADSIRSDIRLVKPIALRVLGLDEATVRPYLQEVETRLIEETDYALELRRGKEIAAQCAALPHLEFATYYPALSSARILTMDWLPGLHLKEFLATAPTQEVRNQLGQALWDFYMYQLNELRMVHADPHPGNFLLRAEAGGTVGVLDFGCVKEVPADVHRLFNDLLTPETLADRSKLAALLTEAGILRPEDAATRQQFYLDTMQASLELVGRPFRQEVFDFGDPSYMQALYALGDDLMQQPELRQQREPRGSEHFIYLNRTYVGLYALLTELRAVVRTSR; this is encoded by the coding sequence ATGTCCGAATTACCTGAGAGTAACTCGCTTTCTTCACTTCCTACCACCAAAGTAGCGCGGGCTGCGCGTTTTGCTCGTACCGGCCTCAATGTAGGCGCCAACTACGTGAAGCATTACGCCAAGCGCGCCGTAGGAGCCGAAAGCACAACCGACGACCTGCACGCGGCCAACGCGGCCGAGTTGTACGGTACCCTAAGCGAAATGAAAGGCTCGGTACTGAAAGTGGCGCAGATGCTGGCAATGGAGAAGAACTTGCTACCCACTGCCTACGCCGACCAGTTTGCGCAGGCGCAGTACCAAACACCGCCCCTATCGGGCCCGTTGGTGGTGAAAGCGTTTCGGGATGCTTTCGGGAAGTCGCCGTTCGAGGTATTCGAGGAGTTTGACATCAACGCCCGGCAGGCGGCAAGCATTGGGCAGGTGCACTTTGCCCGCAACGATGGCAAAGCCTTGGCTGTGAAAGTGCAGTATCCTGGCGTGGCCGACAGCATCCGTTCGGATATTCGGTTGGTAAAGCCGATTGCGTTGCGCGTGTTGGGCTTGGATGAAGCTACAGTCCGCCCGTACTTGCAGGAAGTGGAAACTCGCTTGATTGAAGAAACCGACTATGCCTTGGAGCTGCGCCGCGGAAAAGAAATAGCCGCCCAGTGTGCCGCTCTGCCCCACTTAGAATTTGCCACCTACTATCCTGCGCTGTCCTCAGCCCGCATCCTGACCATGGATTGGCTGCCCGGCTTGCACCTCAAAGAGTTTCTGGCCACTGCCCCCACGCAGGAAGTGCGTAATCAGCTAGGCCAGGCACTGTGGGACTTCTACATGTACCAGCTCAACGAATTGCGCATGGTACATGCCGACCCGCACCCCGGCAACTTTCTGTTGCGCGCCGAAGCAGGCGGTACCGTTGGCGTACTCGATTTTGGCTGCGTGAAAGAAGTGCCTGCCGATGTGCACCGCCTCTTCAACGATTTGCTGACCCCCGAAACCTTAGCCGACCGTAGTAAGCTAGCGGCACTACTCACCGAAGCCGGCATCCTGCGTCCTGAGGATGCTGCTACCCGACAGCAGTTCTACCTCGATACCATGCAAGCGTCGCTGGAATTGGTTGGTCGGCCGTTCCGGCAAGAGGTGTTCGACTTTGGCGACCCATCGTACATGCAGGCCCTGTACGCCCTCGGCGACGACCTAATGCAGCAACCGGAACTGCGCCAGCAACGCGAACCACGCGGCTCTGAACATTTTATTTACTTGAACCGGACTTACGTCGGCCTCTATGCCTTGCTCACCGAACTACGGGCAGTGGTGCGCACAAGTCGGTAG
- the trpA gene encoding tryptophan synthase subunit alpha encodes MNNRIQQAFQKQGKKLLNVYFTAGYPRLHDTVPVLKALTTAGADLIEIGMPFSDPLADGPVIQQSSTVALQNGMNMRVLFTQLKDIRNEVPETPILLMGYLNPVMQFGVENFCREAAAAGVDGVILPDLPLDDYVAEYQEIFRRYNLKPVFLITPQTAPSRIRRIDELTDSFLYLVSGPGTTGGANTQAEGVQDAYFQRIEDMQLRNPRLIGFGIADKASFQHACQYAEGAIIGSALIKALDGTDDAPAAAAKFVSSVLN; translated from the coding sequence ATGAACAACCGAATCCAACAAGCTTTCCAAAAGCAGGGCAAGAAGCTGCTCAATGTGTACTTCACGGCGGGCTATCCACGTCTGCACGACACAGTGCCGGTGCTCAAAGCCCTGACCACTGCCGGTGCCGACCTCATCGAAATTGGGATGCCGTTTTCTGACCCCCTCGCCGACGGTCCCGTGATTCAGCAGAGCAGCACTGTGGCGTTGCAAAACGGTATGAACATGCGGGTGCTGTTCACGCAGCTCAAAGACATCCGCAATGAGGTGCCCGAAACGCCGATTTTGCTGATGGGTTACCTGAACCCGGTGATGCAATTCGGGGTGGAAAACTTCTGCCGCGAAGCTGCCGCTGCGGGCGTCGATGGCGTTATCCTGCCCGACTTGCCGCTCGACGATTACGTGGCTGAGTATCAGGAAATCTTCCGGCGTTACAACCTGAAGCCAGTGTTTCTGATTACGCCCCAAACGGCTCCTTCCCGCATCCGTCGCATCGATGAACTAACGGATTCGTTTCTGTACCTCGTTTCTGGGCCGGGAACCACGGGCGGCGCTAACACGCAGGCCGAAGGCGTGCAGGATGCATATTTCCAGCGCATCGAGGACATGCAGCTGCGAAATCCGCGCCTCATCGGTTTCGGCATTGCCGATAAAGCGTCGTTTCAGCACGCTTGCCAGTACGCCGAAGGAGCCATCATTGGCTCGGCTCTGATTAAGGCGCTGGATGGTACCGATGATGCACCGGCGGCTGCCGCCAAGTTTGTTTCCTCCGTTCTTAATTAA
- the aroF gene encoding 3-deoxy-7-phosphoheptulonate synthase: protein MIIQLDPHITEAAKADILAQIKAVKYKATDVTTQRAHYLVAIGKADFDLRTIGQLPGILDIHRVSDDYKLVSRKWRVRPTVLDLGDGVRIGEGSLTLAAGPCSIESEPQMELMMQHLIDNDVRIMRGGVFKPRSSPYSFRGLGMDGLKLFHQMARTRGIKIITEVMQVSQVEEMHDYVDVFQVGARNTQNFNLLDALGGVDKPVMIKRGISGTLEELLSSAEYVFSGGNEKLILCERGIRTFETASRNTLDLNAVPILKEKTHLPVIVDPSHGIGIREYVPTMALAGVMAGADGIIYEAHEKPEEAASDGAQTLNFEESGRLIRNLRKVYALRQELE, encoded by the coding sequence GTGATAATTCAACTCGACCCTCACATCACCGAAGCCGCGAAGGCGGATATTCTGGCGCAAATTAAGGCTGTCAAGTACAAAGCGACGGACGTAACCACGCAGCGGGCGCACTACCTCGTGGCCATCGGTAAGGCAGATTTCGATTTGCGCACCATCGGCCAACTGCCGGGTATCCTTGACATTCATCGGGTGTCAGATGATTATAAGCTGGTGAGCCGCAAGTGGCGCGTGCGCCCCACGGTGCTCGACCTCGGCGACGGGGTGCGCATTGGGGAAGGCAGCCTGACGTTGGCCGCCGGACCATGCAGCATCGAGAGCGAGCCGCAGATGGAGCTGATGATGCAGCACCTCATCGACAACGACGTGCGCATTATGCGCGGGGGCGTGTTCAAGCCTCGTTCGTCGCCGTACTCGTTTCGCGGTTTGGGCATGGATGGGTTGAAACTATTCCACCAGATGGCCCGGACCCGCGGCATTAAAATCATAACCGAAGTGATGCAGGTGTCGCAGGTAGAAGAGATGCACGACTACGTGGACGTGTTTCAGGTAGGCGCCCGTAACACGCAGAACTTCAATTTGCTCGATGCCTTGGGTGGCGTCGATAAGCCAGTGATGATCAAGCGCGGTATCTCGGGCACGCTGGAAGAACTACTCTCGTCGGCAGAGTACGTGTTTTCGGGTGGCAACGAGAAGTTGATCTTGTGCGAGCGGGGCATTCGGACCTTTGAAACGGCCAGCCGCAACACCCTTGATTTGAACGCCGTGCCTATTCTGAAAGAGAAAACGCACTTGCCTGTCATCGTGGATCCTTCGCACGGCATTGGCATTCGGGAGTATGTGCCCACAATGGCGCTAGCCGGCGTAATGGCCGGTGCCGATGGTATCATCTACGAGGCCCACGAAAAGCCCGAAGAAGCTGCTTCCGACGGAGCCCAAACCTTGAACTTCGAGGAGTCAGGCCGCCTGATTCGCAACCTGCGCAAGGTGTACGCGCTGCGGCAGGAACTAGAGTAG
- a CDS encoding FAD-binding domain-containing protein — MGFEEFRQFIPSAELPPEKLVRNYHLTRNTPGRVDSSTRRSVHLRFGTLSVRELMRQAQELNPKLLDELVWRDYFMMLLWHYPYTATESYEPRLRHVPYRNNEEEFRAWCEGRTGYPLVDAGMRELNETGYMPNRARIATAGFLVKHLLVDWRWGDKYFSDKLLDYDMSQNVGNWQWMAGTGVVAAPWFRVYSPQSQLKQYDPDLAYVKKWVPEYGTSAYPAPIVDHKFARERAIETFRTAYRAAVS; from the coding sequence ATGGGCTTCGAGGAATTTCGACAATTCATTCCTTCTGCTGAGCTACCCCCCGAGAAGCTAGTGCGCAACTATCACCTCACCCGCAACACGCCGGGCCGGGTAGACAGCAGCACGCGCCGCTCAGTGCACCTGCGTTTCGGGACGCTGAGCGTACGGGAACTGATGCGGCAAGCCCAGGAGCTGAACCCGAAGCTGCTGGACGAGCTGGTTTGGCGCGACTACTTCATGATGCTGCTTTGGCACTACCCATACACGGCCACGGAAAGCTACGAGCCCCGCTTGCGCCACGTACCTTACCGCAACAACGAAGAAGAGTTTCGGGCGTGGTGCGAGGGCCGGACGGGCTATCCGCTGGTAGACGCCGGCATGCGCGAACTAAACGAAACCGGCTACATGCCCAACCGGGCCCGCATTGCCACGGCAGGCTTTCTGGTAAAGCACTTACTCGTTGATTGGCGGTGGGGCGACAAGTATTTCTCCGACAAGCTGCTCGACTACGACATGAGCCAGAATGTGGGCAACTGGCAATGGATGGCCGGCACCGGGGTGGTAGCCGCACCTTGGTTCCGGGTGTACAGCCCCCAGAGCCAACTCAAGCAATACGACCCCGACCTGGCTTACGTGAAGAAGTGGGTACCCGAATACGGTACCAGTGCTTATCCGGCCCCCATAGTAGACCACAAGTTTGCGCGGGAACGGGCCATTGAAACCTTCCGCACGGCGTATCGGGCGGCTGTTAGCTGA
- a CDS encoding phenylalanine 4-monooxygenase — protein MLQQHYDRYTTQDQLVWKVLFDRQTALLHKRACRAFADGLQRVGFRRNAIPNFEETSERLQKATGWQLEPVRGMLNDAEFFGLLAQRKFPATVWIRSMTQFDFIEEPDLFHGVFGHVPLLMDKAFADFLHFLGQVAAQHLHDAAALERLDRLYGFTVQFGLVEENGATRMYGAGLLSSSGEIHHCIADESTRRPFDLATVLHTPYSEAHLQDQYFVLPNWEHLTGSVAELAALLASDWQLKPVE, from the coding sequence ATGTTACAGCAACACTACGACCGGTACACCACCCAAGACCAACTGGTTTGGAAGGTATTGTTCGACCGCCAAACCGCTCTGCTGCACAAACGTGCTTGCCGAGCTTTCGCGGATGGCTTGCAACGCGTTGGGTTTCGTCGCAACGCCATTCCCAACTTCGAGGAGACCAGTGAGCGGCTCCAGAAGGCTACGGGTTGGCAGCTAGAGCCCGTACGTGGCATGCTCAACGATGCTGAGTTCTTCGGCTTGCTAGCGCAACGCAAGTTTCCTGCTACCGTCTGGATCCGTTCCATGACGCAGTTCGACTTCATCGAGGAGCCCGACTTGTTTCACGGTGTATTTGGGCACGTGCCTTTACTCATGGACAAGGCGTTTGCTGATTTTCTGCATTTCTTAGGCCAAGTAGCTGCGCAGCATCTGCACGATGCCGCCGCGCTGGAGCGACTCGATCGGCTCTATGGTTTCACGGTGCAGTTTGGGCTAGTCGAAGAAAACGGCGCTACTCGGATGTATGGCGCCGGTTTGCTGTCCTCATCAGGCGAGATTCACCACTGCATTGCCGACGAAAGCACCCGGCGACCCTTCGACTTGGCTACTGTGTTGCACACGCCCTACAGCGAAGCGCATTTGCAGGACCAATATTTCGTGCTGCCCAATTGGGAGCACCTCACGGGCAGCGTAGCCGAGCTAGCGGCCCTTCTAGCTTCTGATTGGCAACTAAAACCAGTGGAATAA